A part of Aegilops tauschii subsp. strangulata cultivar AL8/78 chromosome 2, Aet v6.0, whole genome shotgun sequence genomic DNA contains:
- the LOC109786431 gene encoding pollen allergen Phl p 2-like codes for MASFSSASVLALTIMMVLVAGARCSTSGKVGLALTKGSTPTNLIVAAKSFGGSADDLSKMQVKGQGSDKWIDMSNAGSSGKGNSVWKAVSSTPLKAPLAIRYQTKQGTTVVNDDAIHSF; via the coding sequence ATGGCCTCCTTTTCCTCCGCCTCTGTGCTGGCTTTGACGATCATGATGGTGCTCGTCGCCGGTGCCCGGTGCAGCACCTCGGGCAAGGTTGGTTTAGCACTCACGAAGGGCTCCACCCCCACCAACCTCATCGTGGCCGCCAAGTCCTTTGGCGGCTCAGCCGACGACCTCTCCAAGATGCAGGTCAAGGGGCAGGGCTCGGACAAGTGGATTGACATGAGCAATGCTGGGAGCTCCGGCAAGGGGAACTCCGTCTGGAAGGCCGTATCCTCTACCCCACTCAAGGCCCCTCTCGCCATCCGTTACCAGACAAAGCAGGGCACGACTGTTGTGAATGATGACGCCATTCATTCATTTTAG
- the LOC141041415 gene encoding uncharacterized protein, translated as MGGSNAVQWWDEQQLRALVLGSLAVQYFLCFSATRRKSRIPPWYRFFIWLSYLGSDALPIYALATLFNRQKRLQYHTGNLQVLWAPVLLMHLGGQVGITAYNVEDNELWKRHFLTALSQVTVAVYVFCKSWPSPADKTLAVGFSDSYSYRVRRLKIVCPYNDEGLHFALKGILSKNFDLLYTREPKSTTGGELAANLFARRIPISTALQIAAIVTFHKSHTEAQSHTDVGVTFVLLYGTLLLEIVSLFGLLTSFMKWYDMVAEHNLIGLFIHKRRQSELMNDSSKDITWLVRQHIQDGWEEYITDAQSYMEFNDVRGQWTVERKGCHKMLGWSLERPLDESVLLWHLATDFCFYCTRTSPDHAERTNRCRQISNYMVHLLSESPEMLFPGSRKHLCRVAYAQLYDILKGHVMENELAQKVVDIVESPQVLQGCFVRDARLIAKMLIRLGDDNKMWEVIQAQFI; from the exons ATGGGTGGCTCGAATGCGGTGCAATGGTGGGATGAGCAGCAGCTGCGTGCCCTTGTATTGGGCAGCCTTGCCGTTCAGTACTTCCTGTGTTTCTCCGCTACCAGGCGTAAATCCCGTATCCCACCCTGGTACAGATTCTTCATCTGGCTGTCTTATCTTGGCAGCGATGCTCTGCCAATATATGCCCTCGCCACGCTCTTCAACCGTCAGAAGAGGCTGCAGTACCATACCGGCAATCTTCAGGTCCTATGGGCTCCTGTCCTGCTGATGCACCTCGGCGGGCAGGTTGGCATAACCGCCTACAACGTAGAAGACAACGAGCTATGGAAGCGGCACTTCCTTACGGCCTTATCTCAG GTGACAGTAGCCGTCTACGTGTTCTGCAAGTCATGGCCCTCACCAGCCGATAAGACACTAGCTGTTGGCTTCAGCG ATTCTTATTCTTATCGGGTTCGTAGACTGAAGATAGTCTGTCCATATAATGATGAAGGACTCCACTTTGCACTAAAAGGCATCCTCTCCAAAAATTTTGATCTTCTGTACACCAGAGAACCTAAATCAACAACAGGAGGCGAATTGGCCGCCAACTTGTTTGCACGGAGGATCCCAATCTCCACGGCACTGCAAATTGCAGCCATTGTTACCTTCCACAAGAGCCATACAGAAGCACAAAGTCATACAGATGTCGGTGTTACATTTGTCTTGTTGTACGGGACTCTTCTTTTGGAGATCGTTTCCTTGTTTGGACTGCTAACTTCATTCATGAAGTGGTATGACATGGTTGCTGAACATAACCTTATAGGATTATTCATTCACAAGAGAAGGCAGAGCGAGTTGATGAATGACTCATCGAAAGACATTACATGGTTAGTTCGTCAGCACATCCAAGATGGGTGGGAGGAGTACATAACAGATGCTCAGAGTTACATGGAGTTCAATGATGTCAGAGGGCAATGGACAGTTGAGCGCAAGGGATGCCACAAAATGCTAGGATGGAGCTTAGAGAGGCCTTTGGATGAGAGTGTCCTTCTGTGGCATTTGGCCACGGATTTCTGCTTCTACTGTACACGCACATCTCCGGACCATGCTGAGCGTACCAACCGATGCAGGCAAATATCGAATTATATGGTGCATTTGTTATCTGAAAGTCCTGAGATGCTATTCCCAGGCAGTAGAAAACATCTTTGCCGAGTCGCCTATGCACAACTCTACGACATCTTAAAGGGTCATGTGATGGAAAATGAACTTGCTCAGAAAGTGGTTGATATCGTGGAGTCTCCACAGGTTTTACAAGGTTGTTTTGTTCGAGATGCTAGGCTGATTGCTAAAATGTTGATACGGCTCGGGGATGATAACAAGATGTGGGAGGTGATACAAG CTCAATTCATTTGA